The following are from one region of the Hydrogenimonas sp. SS33 genome:
- a CDS encoding 4Fe-4S dicluster domain-containing protein, producing MGKEAAGETIFHFDPLHCLRNDYAKNDCSLCIDLCPEEAMVFDRKRLVLDLSRCTACSACMGVCPTQAFENDTFDPERFVEDFAKREATLLDCEKNVPCIMALSSEHLAALALMKKSPLQCDLSRCGSCPVNKEGKVLSAIESAVEEANRFLETAGMPERIEKVVEAPEAEEKPNRRELFRKLAAVAKGKEGLELPDKAPLMEEKRQPPVRPLLKKALKARADAFGEATTSHTRFSFVVGKRIDADTCNNCQECAMFCPTGAMSILQDNTGIIFQLGKCIACGICNDVCQPRSVSDDETFDLVTFAFDRMDLLVKHRLEMCEECKVAFPYKGGEKICDRCKDFKANYSDLFTMAKDLE from the coding sequence ATGGGTAAAGAGGCCGCCGGCGAAACGATTTTCCATTTCGACCCGCTTCACTGCCTGCGCAACGACTACGCCAAGAACGACTGTTCACTCTGTATCGACCTCTGCCCGGAAGAGGCGATGGTTTTCGACCGCAAGCGGCTGGTGCTGGACCTTTCGCGCTGCACCGCCTGTTCGGCGTGCATGGGGGTCTGCCCGACCCAGGCTTTCGAAAACGACACGTTCGACCCGGAGCGTTTCGTGGAAGATTTCGCCAAAAGAGAAGCGACGCTCCTGGACTGCGAAAAGAACGTCCCCTGCATCATGGCCCTCTCTTCGGAGCATCTGGCGGCCCTGGCGCTGATGAAAAAGAGTCCGCTGCAGTGCGACCTTTCCAGGTGCGGCTCCTGCCCCGTCAATAAAGAGGGAAAGGTCCTCTCGGCCATCGAAAGCGCCGTCGAGGAGGCCAACCGCTTCCTGGAGACGGCGGGCATGCCCGAACGTATCGAAAAGGTGGTTGAAGCGCCAGAAGCGGAGGAGAAGCCGAACCGGCGTGAACTCTTCAGAAAACTGGCGGCGGTTGCCAAGGGAAAAGAGGGGCTTGAGCTGCCCGACAAGGCGCCCCTGATGGAGGAGAAGCGGCAGCCGCCGGTGCGGCCGCTGCTGAAAAAGGCACTGAAGGCCCGTGCCGACGCGTTTGGCGAAGCGACGACGAGCCATACTCGCTTCTCCTTCGTCGTAGGCAAGCGTATCGACGCGGATACCTGCAACAACTGCCAGGAGTGTGCCATGTTCTGCCCCACCGGCGCCATGTCGATCCTGCAGGACAACACGGGCATCATCTTCCAGCTGGGCAAGTGCATCGCTTGCGGTATCTGCAACGACGTCTGCCAACCCCGCTCCGTCAGTGACGACGAAACCTTCGACCTGGTTACCTTCGCCTTCGACCGGATGGACCTGCTGGTCAAACACCGGTTGGAGATGTGCGAAGAGTGCAAAGTCGCCTTCCCCTACAAAGGGGGCGAAAAGATCTGCGACCGCTGCAAGGATTTCAAAGCGAACTATTCGGACCTTTTCACGATGGCGAAAGATTTGGAATAA
- a CDS encoding DUF2892 domain-containing protein yields MCNEGKADRIVRVVLGFVIIGWGVVAHNWWGAVGLVPLLTGAIGFCPLYLPLGINTGCKVEHSEENTQ; encoded by the coding sequence ATGTGTAATGAAGGAAAAGCGGATCGCATTGTCCGTGTCGTATTGGGTTTCGTGATTATCGGATGGGGTGTCGTCGCGCACAACTGGTGGGGAGCCGTCGGGCTCGTTCCCCTGTTGACGGGAGCCATCGGCTTCTGTCCCCTGTATCTGCCTCTGGGCATCAACACCGGCTGCAAAGTCGAACATTCCGAAGAGAACACCCAGTAG
- a CDS encoding recombinase family protein — translation MIYAYLRQFPGSKNLTRQQKEVVGYALTKGFEIDKEVVEHSSKNRPIEERKQFEEFMHSMKEGDSLIVDDIWTLSNRVDELVKILGCTISRKVDLHVASRGLTVTKETPVGSILPLLNELREEERGRHSGVGRPKGSKSRSKFDTLQPQILQMLKEGESVSSIARSLGASRSSLKDYIESRSLRELVDNTFIEVGKPVEADIISDELLICPFEQEKQENQHQKGVN, via the coding sequence ATGATCTACGCCTACCTCAGACAGTTTCCCGGGTCGAAAAACCTGACGCGCCAGCAGAAAGAGGTGGTCGGGTATGCCTTGACAAAAGGGTTTGAGATCGACAAAGAGGTGGTGGAGCACTCCAGCAAGAACCGTCCCATCGAAGAGCGCAAGCAGTTCGAGGAGTTCATGCACTCCATGAAGGAGGGAGACAGCCTGATCGTCGACGATATCTGGACCCTGAGCAACCGGGTCGACGAACTGGTGAAGATTCTGGGATGCACCATCAGCCGGAAGGTCGACCTTCATGTCGCTTCCCGCGGCCTTACCGTGACGAAAGAGACGCCGGTAGGGTCGATTCTGCCGCTTCTGAACGAGCTTCGTGAGGAGGAGAGGGGAAGACACAGCGGCGTGGGGCGCCCCAAAGGGAGCAAGTCCCGCTCCAAGTTCGACACGCTGCAGCCCCAGATCCTCCAGATGCTCAAGGAGGGGGAGAGCGTCAGCTCCATCGCCCGCTCTCTGGGCGCGAGCCGAAGTTCGCTGAAAGACTATATCGAATCCCGCTCCCTTCGTGAGCTGGTCGACAACACCTTCATCGAAGTGGGCAAGCCCGTCGAGGCCGACATCATCAGTGACGAACTGCTGATCTGCCCCTTTGAACAGGAAAAACAGGAAAACCAACACCAAAAAGGAGTCAACTGA
- a CDS encoding CTP synthase, whose translation MTKYIFVTGGVLSSLGKGITAASVGTLLKQTGLNVSILKMDPYLNMDPGTMSPLEHGEVFVTADGAETDLDLGHYERFLNVDLSKKNNFTTGQIYHSVLTKERKGEYLGKTIQVIPHIVGEVKQRIFEAGKGKDILIVELGGTVGDIEGLPFLETIRQIKHELGSDRVINIHVTLVPYIKAAGELKTKPTQHSVQELRRIGITPHMIIARCEKPLPKELRKKIAVSCDVDMDSVIECMDAPTIYQVPLNFLKDGIMNPLIKRFHLAEAEPAMEEWDMLVKRIIAPRDEVTIAFVGKYLNLKESYKSLTEALIHAGAALDTRINIHWVDSEDIEEKGVEETIGEVDGILVAGGFGVRGVEGKIAAIRHAREQKIPYLGICLGMQLSLIEYARNVLGIKEANSVEFDPDTKEPIIYLIDEFIDQSGQKQVRTHTSPLGGTMRLGAYPCEIKEGTKLFEAYGGKKIIYERHRHRYEANPAYRERLEKAGMIVSGESNGLIEAVEVVDHPWFLGVQFHPEFTSRLQNPNPSILAFAKAALEAKNAENE comes from the coding sequence ATGACCAAATATATCTTCGTAACGGGCGGTGTACTCAGTTCCCTTGGCAAAGGGATTACGGCGGCGAGCGTGGGAACGCTGCTGAAGCAGACGGGGCTGAATGTCTCCATTCTGAAGATGGACCCCTACCTGAACATGGACCCGGGGACCATGAGTCCTCTGGAGCACGGGGAGGTCTTCGTCACCGCGGACGGGGCGGAGACCGACCTGGACCTGGGCCACTACGAACGTTTCCTGAATGTGGACCTGAGCAAGAAGAACAACTTCACCACGGGCCAGATCTACCATTCGGTGCTGACCAAAGAGCGCAAAGGGGAATATCTGGGCAAGACGATCCAGGTCATTCCCCACATTGTGGGAGAGGTGAAACAGCGCATCTTCGAAGCGGGCAAAGGCAAGGATATCCTCATTGTCGAGCTGGGCGGTACCGTCGGCGACATCGAGGGGCTCCCCTTCCTGGAGACGATCCGCCAGATCAAGCACGAGCTGGGCAGCGACAGGGTCATCAACATCCACGTCACCCTGGTCCCCTACATCAAGGCGGCGGGAGAGCTGAAGACCAAGCCGACCCAGCACAGCGTGCAGGAGCTTCGGCGCATCGGGATCACCCCCCACATGATCATCGCCCGCTGCGAAAAGCCGCTCCCCAAGGAGCTGCGCAAAAAGATCGCCGTCAGTTGCGACGTCGACATGGACAGCGTCATCGAGTGCATGGACGCCCCCACCATCTACCAGGTTCCCCTCAACTTCCTCAAAGACGGCATCATGAATCCCCTCATCAAGCGGTTCCACCTGGCCGAGGCGGAACCGGCGATGGAGGAGTGGGATATGCTGGTCAAGCGGATCATCGCGCCGCGGGATGAGGTGACCATCGCCTTCGTCGGCAAATACCTGAACCTCAAAGAGTCCTACAAATCCCTCACGGAAGCCCTCATCCACGCCGGCGCCGCCCTGGATACCCGCATCAACATCCACTGGGTCGACAGCGAGGACATCGAGGAGAAGGGGGTCGAAGAGACCATCGGCGAGGTCGACGGCATTCTGGTCGCCGGCGGCTTCGGCGTACGGGGCGTCGAAGGGAAGATCGCGGCGATCCGACACGCCAGGGAGCAGAAAATCCCCTACCTGGGCATCTGCCTCGGCATGCAGCTGAGCCTCATCGAATACGCCCGCAACGTGCTGGGCATCAAAGAGGCCAACTCCGTCGAATTCGACCCCGACACCAAAGAACCCATCATCTACCTGATCGACGAATTCATCGACCAGTCGGGCCAGAAGCAGGTGCGAACCCACACCAGTCCCCTGGGCGGGACGATGCGCCTGGGGGCCTATCCGTGCGAGATCAAGGAGGGAACGAAACTCTTCGAAGCCTACGGCGGCAAGAAGATCATCTACGAGCGCCACCGCCACCGCTACGAAGCCAACCCTGCCTACCGGGAGCGGCTGGAGAAGGCGGGGATGATTGTCTCCGGCGAGAGCAACGGCCTCATCGAAGCGGTGGAAGTGGTGGACCACCCCTGGTTCCTCGGCGTGCAGTTCCACCCCGAATTCACCTCCCGCCTGCAAAACCCCAACCCCTCTATCCTCGCCTTCGCGAAGGCGGCACTGGAGGCCAAGAACGCGGAAAATGAGTGA
- a CDS encoding DUF493 domain-containing protein, translating into MEIINEMDRKVEIDYPCEWKYKVIGDEKEKIKEAVKSVMGERPHTCTFSKTSGKGSYHSYEVKTLVHNDDDRTEIFRQLKKHDDLKMVL; encoded by the coding sequence GTGGAAATTATCAACGAAATGGATAGAAAAGTCGAGATCGACTACCCCTGCGAATGGAAATACAAAGTGATCGGCGACGAAAAGGAGAAGATAAAAGAGGCCGTCAAGTCGGTCATGGGGGAACGCCCCCATACCTGCACCTTTTCCAAAACCTCGGGCAAGGGCAGCTACCATAGCTACGAAGTCAAAACGCTGGTCCACAACGACGACGACCGGACCGAGATTTTCCGCCAGCTCAAAAAGCACGACGACCTGAAAATGGTCCTCTAA
- a CDS encoding FAD-dependent oxidoreductase, with amino-acid sequence MAKKVLVLGGGFAGLESAIFLRKEGYEVTLVSERDYFYIYPTSIWVPVHKADFGDVTIDMNELARVHGFRFIRGSVKAIAAKEGRVELENRILGDFDELVVAIGASKVKHEGIEHTLSICGEPKQALLMRQKLDALVEKGSGKIAMGFGGNPKDPTGVRGGPAFEMLFNVHDMLKKRGIRERFELTFFAPMEKPGARLGPQALKMMDVFFKRLDIHRHFGKKIKRFEADGVVFEDDSKLESDFTMFIPANAGHPVLQNSDLPLTEAGFVKIDNYCRAEGFDNVWAVGDSAAIDGPDWRAKQGHIAEVMARNTAWNIKVKDRGEGEMKGYLDHLNILCVMDSGDGAAFVYRDDKGGKMIPMPWIGHWLKKGWGWYCKNSKLEKIPRIPGL; translated from the coding sequence ATGGCGAAAAAGGTCCTGGTGCTCGGCGGCGGCTTCGCCGGGCTCGAATCGGCGATTTTTCTGAGGAAGGAGGGATACGAGGTCACGCTCGTGAGTGAGCGCGACTACTTCTACATCTACCCCACCTCCATCTGGGTGCCGGTGCACAAAGCCGATTTCGGCGACGTGACGATCGACATGAACGAACTCGCCCGCGTCCACGGCTTCCGGTTCATCCGGGGCAGCGTGAAGGCGATCGCCGCCAAGGAGGGGCGCGTCGAGTTGGAAAACCGGATACTCGGCGATTTCGATGAACTGGTCGTGGCCATCGGTGCCAGCAAGGTCAAACATGAAGGGATCGAGCACACCCTCAGCATCTGCGGAGAGCCCAAGCAGGCCCTTCTGATGCGCCAGAAGCTGGATGCGCTGGTCGAAAAAGGGAGCGGCAAGATCGCCATGGGGTTCGGCGGCAACCCCAAAGACCCCACCGGCGTGCGCGGCGGCCCGGCATTCGAGATGCTCTTCAACGTCCATGACATGCTCAAAAAGAGAGGGATCCGGGAGCGGTTCGAGCTCACCTTCTTTGCCCCGATGGAGAAGCCGGGCGCGCGTCTCGGGCCCCAGGCGCTGAAGATGATGGACGTTTTCTTCAAGCGGCTCGATATTCACCGGCATTTCGGCAAGAAGATCAAGCGGTTCGAAGCCGACGGCGTGGTTTTCGAGGACGACAGCAAACTGGAGAGCGATTTCACGATGTTCATTCCCGCCAATGCCGGTCATCCAGTCCTGCAAAACTCCGATCTGCCCCTGACGGAGGCGGGATTCGTGAAGATCGACAACTACTGCCGTGCGGAAGGATTCGACAATGTCTGGGCGGTGGGCGACTCCGCCGCCATCGACGGCCCCGATTGGCGCGCCAAGCAGGGGCACATCGCCGAAGTGATGGCCCGCAACACCGCATGGAACATCAAGGTCAAGGATCGCGGCGAGGGCGAGATGAAAGGATATCTGGACCATCTCAACATTCTCTGCGTCATGGACAGCGGAGACGGCGCCGCTTTCGTCTACCGTGACGACAAGGGTGGCAAGATGATCCCCATGCCCTGGATCGGCCACTGGCTAAAAAAGGGGTGGGGCTGGTACTGCAAAAACTCCAAGCTGGAGAAAATTCCCCGGATTCCGGGATTATAA
- the ccoG gene encoding cytochrome c oxidase accessory protein CcoG has protein sequence MQATAGASAPKKTNRAKEYLKNWVPYRYKRYWLFGIVTVVALVLPFIRINGNHFFLLNFDHKQLHFMFVRFDMQELYLMPFLLMLLFLGIFFMTTLGGRVWCGWACPQTIFRVIYRDLFETKLLHLRKRITNKQQDPDFSKPENKAKEGIAILLWSVLALIAAADFLWYFVPPEDFFQYIQNPGQHPVLIGFWLGVALFLIVDVVWLKENFCIYICPYSRVQSVMYDDDTVMAIYDYKRGGHIYDHEGQDSKKLVHNVKELHAREPEAECTACESCVKVCPTHIDIRQGLQLECINCLECVDACTKVMGALGKESLVRWTSPREIEQGEPTHWLRPRTIAYAVALTIVFAALLWMGTKKEHMLLNINKTAQLYRFTHDGRIVNDYTFLFQNTDSKDHTYYFKVEGHPEIKIDRPRHPFKLNAGKKAKKIVTLEATKPLAKNTRKDTPVPIRILAFATDDPKKIHVERNTVFVYPRWDIVQKKLKEIKENR, from the coding sequence ATGCAAGCTACCGCCGGTGCTTCCGCACCCAAGAAAACCAACCGGGCCAAAGAGTACCTAAAGAACTGGGTACCCTACCGCTACAAGCGGTACTGGCTCTTCGGGATCGTCACCGTCGTCGCCCTGGTGCTGCCCTTCATACGGATCAACGGCAACCACTTCTTCCTGCTCAACTTCGACCATAAACAGCTGCACTTCATGTTCGTGCGGTTCGATATGCAGGAGCTCTACCTGATGCCCTTCCTGCTCATGCTGCTCTTTTTGGGGATCTTCTTCATGACGACCCTGGGAGGACGGGTATGGTGCGGCTGGGCCTGCCCCCAGACGATCTTCAGGGTCATCTACCGTGACCTTTTTGAAACCAAACTGCTGCACCTGAGAAAACGGATCACCAACAAACAACAGGATCCCGACTTCTCCAAACCGGAGAACAAGGCCAAAGAGGGGATAGCGATCCTGCTCTGGTCGGTGCTGGCACTCATCGCCGCCGCCGACTTCCTCTGGTACTTCGTCCCCCCGGAAGACTTCTTCCAGTACATCCAGAATCCGGGCCAGCACCCCGTGCTCATCGGCTTCTGGCTGGGCGTGGCCCTCTTCCTCATCGTCGACGTGGTGTGGCTCAAAGAGAACTTCTGTATCTACATCTGCCCCTACAGCCGCGTCCAGTCGGTCATGTACGACGACGATACGGTCATGGCGATCTACGACTACAAAAGAGGCGGCCACATCTACGACCATGAGGGGCAGGACAGCAAAAAACTGGTGCACAACGTCAAAGAGCTCCACGCAAGAGAGCCCGAGGCCGAATGTACCGCCTGCGAAAGCTGCGTCAAGGTCTGCCCGACCCATATCGATATCCGCCAGGGGCTGCAGCTTGAGTGCATCAACTGCCTCGAATGCGTCGACGCCTGTACCAAAGTGATGGGGGCCCTGGGCAAAGAGAGCCTCGTGCGCTGGACCAGCCCCAGAGAGATCGAACAGGGTGAGCCGACCCACTGGCTCCGCCCCCGCACCATCGCCTACGCCGTGGCCCTGACCATCGTCTTCGCGGCCCTGCTGTGGATGGGGACCAAAAAAGAGCATATGCTGCTCAACATCAACAAGACGGCGCAGCTCTACCGGTTCACCCATGACGGAAGGATCGTCAACGACTACACCTTCCTCTTCCAAAATACCGACAGCAAGGACCACACCTACTACTTCAAAGTAGAAGGCCACCCCGAGATCAAGATCGATAGGCCCAGACACCCCTTCAAACTCAACGCGGGCAAAAAGGCCAAGAAGATCGTCACCCTCGAAGCGACCAAACCCCTGGCCAAAAACACCCGTAAAGATACGCCGGTGCCGATCAGGATCCTGGCCTTCGCCACCGACGATCCCAAAAAGATCCACGTGGAGCGCAACACGGTCTTCGTCTATCCCCGATGGGATATCGTGCAGAAGAAGTTGAAAGAGATTAAAGAAAACCGATAG
- a CDS encoding DUF6781 family protein: MTLEIEAYVRKAKAEGKEGEAALKEGIEKAIEKAVHLHEAMAPRNLSESIALALHEELALTGQESEEILRFAFETLVDAVQKPKEKEIERLLVEIDRLKRHLSTEEEEMQRSLRDLFGGIETVSAKLPEEARRRWQEALENAELEHVEGLGILEETVEAALVAALEESEEIEPSIREVIRHITHKALGEGLLTAARIRAILTAILSKASDLAEATPTNAEAIIRGTVYGINDALISTVRQLKEQLQFAPEEIRLGHVANWEELVAMLSRSDELYREIIDNVASKSSPFVAKILRESADVLGDQFAELKRISQETIVVAREKLTTLAKEAAARGIELTEHLTAEAKRLGTKAWKVALEMAKRGKGN; this comes from the coding sequence ATGACACTGGAGATTGAAGCCTACGTCCGAAAGGCGAAAGCGGAAGGCAAAGAGGGCGAAGCGGCCCTGAAAGAGGGGATCGAAAAGGCGATCGAAAAGGCGGTCCACCTGCATGAAGCGATGGCGCCCAGAAACCTGAGCGAGTCGATCGCCCTGGCGCTGCACGAAGAGCTGGCGCTGACGGGGCAGGAGAGCGAAGAGATCCTACGCTTCGCCTTCGAGACCCTGGTCGACGCGGTGCAGAAACCCAAGGAGAAGGAGATCGAGCGGCTCCTCGTGGAGATCGACCGACTCAAGCGCCACCTCAGCACCGAAGAGGAGGAGATGCAGCGCAGCCTGCGGGACCTCTTCGGCGGCATCGAAACGGTTTCGGCCAAGCTCCCGGAGGAGGCGCGCCGACGGTGGCAGGAGGCTCTGGAAAACGCGGAGCTGGAGCATGTGGAGGGACTCGGCATTCTCGAAGAGACCGTCGAAGCGGCCCTGGTCGCCGCCCTGGAGGAGAGTGAAGAGATCGAACCCTCCATCCGGGAAGTGATCCGCCACATCACCCACAAGGCCCTGGGCGAAGGGCTGCTGACGGCGGCACGCATCCGTGCCATTCTCACCGCCATCCTCTCCAAGGCTTCCGACCTTGCCGAAGCGACCCCGACCAACGCCGAAGCGATCATCAGGGGAACGGTCTACGGCATCAACGACGCCCTCATCTCCACGGTCCGCCAGCTCAAGGAGCAGCTGCAGTTCGCCCCCGAGGAGATCCGCCTGGGCCATGTGGCCAACTGGGAGGAGCTGGTCGCCATGCTCTCGCGCAGCGACGAACTCTACCGGGAGATCATCGACAACGTCGCCTCCAAAAGCTCCCCCTTCGTCGCAAAGATCCTCCGGGAGTCCGCCGATGTTCTGGGCGACCAGTTCGCCGAGCTCAAGCGCATCAGCCAGGAGACCATCGTCGTCGCGCGGGAGAAATTGACGACCCTCGCCAAAGAGGCGGCGGCACGGGGTATCGAACTGACCGAACACCTCACCGCCGAAGCGAAAAGGCTGGGGACCAAGGCGTGGAAGGTCGCGCTGGAGATGGCGAAGCGGGGGAAAGGAAATTAG
- the moaC gene encoding cyclic pyranopterin monophosphate synthase MoaC, translating to MVDVGAKEPTKRVAVASGVIKMSPEAYEAVVTNTAKKGPVLQTAVVAAIMGTKKTPELIPMCHPLLLTGIDCDVEELPELPGFKLTVTAKLTGKTGVEMEALTGVSVGLLTIYDMVKAIDKGMEIRNIRLESKEGGKSGNYQRNG from the coding sequence ATGGTGGATGTGGGCGCCAAAGAGCCCACGAAGCGGGTCGCCGTCGCCAGCGGCGTCATCAAAATGAGCCCCGAAGCCTACGAAGCGGTCGTCACCAACACCGCCAAGAAGGGGCCGGTGCTGCAGACCGCCGTCGTCGCGGCGATCATGGGAACCAAAAAGACGCCGGAACTCATTCCGATGTGCCACCCGCTGCTGCTTACCGGCATCGACTGCGACGTGGAAGAGCTTCCCGAGCTGCCCGGTTTCAAACTCACCGTCACGGCGAAGCTGACGGGCAAGACCGGGGTGGAGATGGAGGCGCTGACGGGTGTGAGCGTCGGCCTGCTGACCATCTACGACATGGTCAAGGCGATCGACAAGGGAATGGAGATTCGAAACATCCGTCTGGAGTCCAAAGAAGGAGGCAAGAGTGGAAATTATCAACGAAATGGATAG
- a CDS encoding DUF6858 family protein, translated as MKQKVFKEKYPIFELILPKNETSRKNVDEILDHFKAKIEAHPVATYIGTFDHYAHTTSLAEGSVAEGIEAAKNIIFCFGKELPTPEVMAVRPRSIGVSDLGDRFVVIFMEAPNPQANEAMEAWAKALRDR; from the coding sequence ATGAAACAGAAAGTCTTCAAAGAGAAGTACCCGATTTTCGAACTGATTCTTCCCAAAAACGAAACCTCCCGCAAGAACGTGGACGAGATTCTCGACCATTTCAAAGCCAAAATCGAAGCCCATCCGGTAGCGACCTACATCGGGACGTTCGACCACTACGCCCACACCACGAGCCTGGCGGAAGGGAGTGTCGCCGAAGGGATCGAGGCGGCCAAAAACATCATCTTCTGCTTCGGCAAAGAGCTGCCGACCCCGGAAGTGATGGCGGTGCGCCCCCGGTCCATCGGGGTCAGCGACCTGGGAGACCGGTTCGTCGTCATCTTCATGGAGGCGCCCAACCCCCAGGCCAACGAGGCGATGGAGGCGTGGGCCAAGGCGCTCAGAGACCGGTGA
- a CDS encoding cation:proton antiporter yields MNYLSVILLAVFLSVVINVLLKRFHIPTVIGYIATGIVVTSVFHLHRDFTHQLHAIAEFGIVFLMFTIGLEFSFRYLAKMKREVMLFGSLQLTTSGLVFGFFLHRFVHMDYQSAIVVGLALGLSSTAIVLKMLDESGQMHAPFGRKAVGILIFQDMAVIPILLMISIFASRGSDLGTMLWHTLKDAAIVGVVIYLVGKYVLEWGLGQIVRTNSKEIFISTILLIVVGAALLAHTFGFSYSLGAFLAGMMLAETHYKYQIEAELIPFRDLLLGLFFVTVGLQIDLHAVAQNIGWIVLVTLAVMAVKFGTLFLLLRLFTRARVALKTALTLSQVGEFALAIFALAQANGLIEARITQILLSAVILSMIVSVFILGHIRTIADKLLPEPEPEFKRPESAGFSNHIIVCGYGPLGRKVAEELKRAGSRYIILEHDIRRMEEGQKAGEPIFFANAANAEVLRHFGARRACAVIVAVDNARHLRLICEALEQAAPRANVVAKVKTRSEAELIKGLKVDHVVVESEVIARRLVDEALQCRLDLHAVKTATH; encoded by the coding sequence ATGAACTATCTATCCGTCATCCTGCTGGCCGTTTTTCTTTCCGTCGTCATCAACGTCCTGCTGAAACGTTTCCATATTCCTACAGTCATCGGCTATATCGCCACCGGCATCGTCGTCACCTCGGTCTTCCACCTCCACCGCGATTTCACCCATCAGCTTCACGCTATCGCGGAGTTTGGCATCGTCTTTCTGATGTTTACCATCGGCCTGGAGTTCTCTTTCCGCTACCTGGCGAAGATGAAGCGGGAAGTGATGCTGTTCGGCTCTTTGCAGCTGACGACCAGCGGCCTGGTTTTCGGTTTTTTCCTCCACCGGTTCGTGCATATGGACTACCAAAGCGCCATCGTCGTGGGGCTGGCGCTGGGGCTCTCCTCCACCGCCATCGTGCTGAAGATGCTCGACGAGTCGGGCCAGATGCACGCCCCCTTCGGGCGCAAGGCGGTGGGAATCCTCATCTTCCAGGATATGGCGGTCATCCCCATTCTGCTGATGATCTCCATCTTCGCCTCCCGCGGCAGCGACCTGGGGACGATGCTGTGGCATACCCTCAAGGATGCCGCCATCGTGGGGGTCGTCATCTACCTGGTGGGGAAATATGTGCTGGAGTGGGGGTTGGGGCAGATTGTGCGTACCAACTCCAAGGAGATCTTCATCAGTACGATCCTGCTGATCGTCGTCGGGGCCGCCCTGCTGGCCCACACCTTCGGGTTCAGCTACTCCCTGGGGGCTTTCCTGGCGGGCATGATGTTGGCCGAAACCCACTACAAATACCAGATCGAAGCGGAGCTGATCCCCTTCAGGGACCTCCTTCTGGGACTCTTTTTCGTCACCGTCGGCTTGCAGATCGACCTGCATGCGGTGGCGCAGAATATCGGCTGGATCGTGCTTGTGACCCTGGCGGTGATGGCGGTGAAGTTCGGCACCCTCTTTCTTCTGCTGCGCCTCTTCACCCGTGCCCGGGTGGCCCTGAAGACGGCACTGACCCTCTCCCAGGTGGGGGAGTTCGCCCTGGCCATTTTCGCCCTGGCCCAGGCCAACGGCCTGATCGAGGCCCGGATCACCCAGATTCTTCTGAGCGCCGTGATCCTCTCCATGATCGTGTCGGTCTTCATTCTCGGCCATATCCGTACCATCGCCGACAAGCTCCTGCCCGAGCCGGAGCCCGAATTCAAGCGGCCGGAGTCGGCGGGCTTTTCCAACCATATCATCGTCTGCGGCTACGGCCCGCTGGGGCGGAAGGTGGCGGAGGAGCTGAAGAGGGCCGGAAGCCGGTACATCATTCTCGAACATGACATCCGGCGGATGGAGGAGGGGCAGAAGGCGGGAGAGCCCATCTTCTTCGCCAATGCCGCCAATGCGGAGGTGCTTCGCCATTTCGGGGCCCGCAGGGCGTGTGCCGTCATTGTCGCCGTGGACAACGCCCGGCACCTGCGCCTCATCTGCGAAGCACTGGAGCAGGCCGCCCCCCGCGCCAATGTGGTGGCCAAGGTAAAAACCCGCTCGGAGGCGGAGCTGATCAAAGGGTTGAAGGTGGACCATGTGGTCGTGGAGAGCGAAGTGATCGCCAGGCGGCTGGTGGACGAAGCGCTGCAGTGCCGGCTGGACCTGCACGCCGTCAAGACGGCGACGCATTGA